From the genome of Trypanosoma brucei brucei TREU927 chromosome 11 chr11_scaffold01 genomic scaffold, whole genome shotgun sequence:
GGAGTTTCTATAAAAGACCCAGATGAAATAGTCGGACCACGATACCTCCGCGGGAGGCTTGTGTATAAGCTGACGCTTGACGACAAGACTGCAGCGAGGCTTCGAAGGGAAGAGTATATGcgagggaagagggagggtATGGACGAAAAACACACCCCAGCGGGCGCCGCCCAAAGCGCTCTCCAGTTGTTGGTGGAAAGGCTGGGTGCAAAGAGGTGGAACGAAACTCAACTTCGGTTGTGCAGACTCGTTAGCGCAGAGTGGCTTATGAACACCCTTGCAATGGGTGATTTGGACCTCGCGAAGAAAAAAGCGTAGTGTTGATTTTATGCAGGTGTTTGGAGCTTTgttagttttcttttgttacctCGGATACccgctttattttttcctttttttttgcttcagcaaaggaagaactgGTGGGATTCGgtttcatattttctttaaatGTGTTCCTAGCCAAGCCATTATCTTGTACACatcatttattttgcttGTTTTACCTCTTAGGTGCATTTGAGAAGTTAGATAGAGAGAACATGAAGAACACTAATAACCTCCGCGTTCTAGGAAGCGATCCGTTTAAGGATATTACAGCGAAAGCACGGGTGAGGCAGCTGCTGCAGACGCACCAAGGTAGAGACAAACTCTTTAAGGTCGTTCAATACTTTCTCCGAATCAAGCTTTGGAGGGACTCAGTGGCTTACAGCACAAGCTATCTGCCCGGGGGACACTACACTGCAGTTGAGCGGAATTTGATGACGATTATGAACACTCGCAGACTTTTCCGAGTAGGGCGCTTTGTCGGAGAACTTGTGAGGATGAGGGTGACGTTGATCAAGTGCTCGGAGCTCGTGTATATACCTGCTCGTGGGGGGCAATGGGTTGGTTTTTTTATTCAGTGTCAAATGATCTGTGACTTGATTGCTCGGCTTCTGATGTGTGTGAAGTCATTGTGCGAGGATGTTGCTTTTCTTGCGCAGAAAGGGTTCTTGCACAGTAACGTAGCTGAGCAGCTTTTCAACATTGCTTTCCGCTGTTCGCATCCTGTTTTGTTAGTTGATCTTTTTCTCAATACACTCCGGTTGCTACAAGGAGTAATTGACGCCTCACATCAACCggatgaaaaggaagtgaTATCGGCGACATACTCgttttctctcctctccAGGTATGATCGTGTCGACAAACTGCGCCGAGGAATGTGCGAATCGAAGGGCGACGGAAAATCAAAAGACGATCGACAAAACTCGAAGATTGTAAAGGCTCGCATGGAGAATAACGTGGTTTTAGTAGATTCTTACGCGAAGCTACTTTGGAAGGATTTCGAATTGCACTGGATTTTCGTCACTGAGCTCAAACTACTACTCGATATTTTCGTTGCTTTTGCGAGTATGAAGCGCTACGAAGCGGCGCGCGGCGTCGCCAGTGTTGCTGGTCTCTTTTCTGGTATTCTTTCTGTCTATCGTGTTTGGACGTATGGCCGCTAACGGGTCTAAGGAGGAGTTGAAGCTGGGTGAGGGAGTCAGCCGCGAAAAGAAGATTTCAACATACGCATTTATCCGCCTTTATGATATTGCTAATCCATTGTATAATGTTCCCTTTCCTGGGGCAAAGGCATTTGCTCCCCGTTTGCGCCCCTATATACAAGCGCAcgtatatgcatatgtacGATGCTATTTGCCTTCTGAGGCGGCTCTgttctcccttcccccttaGCGCGGTTCAAACGCCCCCTCGTTCgttgctctttcttttatgtttTGTAACTTGAATGTCTGTCTTGCCTTTCTCTCTAGCCAGTACGGGAAAGAGAACATGAACGCTAGGAAGCCACTCGCAGTCTCGGCGGGGACGAACTCTCGCAGTGGAGAGGGCGATTGGAAGAGCACCATGCGTAGCTTCAGGGAGGGTGTCCGATGTCTTggtgaggaaaatgaagcTCTAAGAACCGTCAGAAGTGACTTGGACGCCATTTCACGGAAGCTCACTGAAAAAATGAACTCTTTGGTTGAAGAGAATGGGTCATTTCACAAATCCATGTCTACTTTATTGGATGATGAGCGGCGTAAGGTTTCTATCATCACAGATCAAAACGAAAACCTACTTCACAAACTAGAGGAACTCAGGAAGGAATATGATGATGCGAACAAGGAAATATCTCGACTTACCGATTTAGTGCATACCGAGAAGAGCAGGAATAATAGTGTTGTGGGGTTGTTTGAAAAGAAGCTAGCAGAGAAGGAGGATGAATACCAGACGGAACTCCGCCTTCGAGAACAGTCGCTGGAAAAGCTAAAAACGCAACTAGAAGAAAAGTGCTCAGCCTATGAAGCACAACTGACTGATAGGGATAACCTGTTACAGACAGAAAGGTGCCAGTGGAAGTTACAGAAGGAGGTGTATGAGAAGGAGATTGAGAGGCTTCTTTCTCAAGTGGGAAAGTTTGCCATCACCCAACGATCGTCTTCACAGCAGTCTACATTGGGTGTGGATGTCGCACACGCAAAGCCCCCTCTAGCCCCCGTCCCTCCCCCCGCGCCTACGGATGAGGAAGGCGACCGTGCCGTCGTTAAAAAGAGACGCTTGGAAGCTGTTCGCCAGCAGCGGCGGCTAAAGGAGAATGACAAAAATGATACCACCTTGGCGTCCATTGGTAAACTGAAAGACCTTAAAGAAAGTCTTCAGTTGTAGATtgaattttgttttgttcccaTGAGTAGATGCTagattttaaaaattatatTCAAACCCAGTTTGACTTAGTAGTCTTAACCAAATCGTGCTATTAAAGGAAATACACCCGCTGCGTATGTCTATACGTGAGAAGACGCGCCGCTACCTAAGGCGGCGGAGTGTGGATTTTTATCTTCTATCTTATTTATGTGCCCTATCAATGCGTCATTCTATATTCTGATTGTTGTTAAGTTGTTGAGGGAGTCGCTCATACACATGCATGGTGCTTTGGTGTTTGGGTTCGTCGTCGtttttttatcatttctAGTCTTATGGCAACGTGCATCTTGCGTAAGTAAGATACACCTACTTGGGGACGTTCTTTTTGTGTTCGCACACCCGGACGATGAAGCGATGTTCTTCTCGCCGCTGTTGGATTATGTCAGGCGCCATGGCCTGAATGCCCACTTTCTCTGCTTGTCCAATGGAAACTACAGTGGCTTGGGCACAGTCAGGGAGAAAGAGTTAGTTGCCAGTGCGGAGTACTTTGGAGTTAACAGGCGTAGCGTCCGCGTGGTAGACCACCCGGACCTACAGGATGGTCCAGACAACTTATGGAATACCGAAATAGTCCAACGAGAGGTTCTTTCGTACCTGCACAGCGTCAAGGACATCCGCACTGTTATCACGTTTGATCATAGGGGAGTCTCTTCTCATGCGAATCACGTAGCGGTGTATGAGGGAGTTCTCTTGGCGAAAAAGAATCTTCCTCCCGGGATACTATTTTTGAGTCTGCACACGAGGGACTTATTGGAAAAGTACGTGGGTATACTTTCCACAGTAGGCTATACGGTAGGAATACATCGTTGCGGCGGACGCCGAAACCACGTAATCCTCATTCCGCCGACCTCATTGTTCACAAGCTTTTCCGCCAtgaggaaacacaaaaccCAACTTGTGTGGTTCcgctatttgtttgtttggttttcttCCTACTCTTACGTtaatgaagtgaaggaatTGGGGGTCGCATGAATCGAGGAAATTTAGCCCCCGCGCACTTTTTCTACTGCTTACTGGTGTACATTAAGATGATGAATGATCAACGCTGTCCTCTATAACCGTTAGTGGGCAGCTACTAAAGTTGAATGACGTGTTTCACAGATTGGCGTTGCCTCCCTTTGTTGACGtgcatatttatatgtttcctttctcttatCCGTTTACTTTAGCTGGGCAGCGGCGATGGGCAAGCTATTTAAACCACCATCCAACTGGAGCAAATTGTACGctaaagtgaaggaaattcGAGAAGAAGTCCAGGCACCAGTGGACACCGTAGGGTGCTCAAAGTTGTTTGACCCATCGGCGTCAGATGAGGTCAGGCGGTACCATATATTACTGGCACTCATGCTCAGTGCCCAAACCAAAGATCACGTGACTGCAGCGGCGATGCACTCCCTTATTGATCACGGTTGTACACCGGAGACAATTTACAAGATGCCGGAGTCGAAGCTTAACGAGTTCATATCTAAGGTTGGTTTCCACAACACAAAGGCGAGGAATATAAAAGCAGCTACTGAGTCTATACTGCAGCTACACAAAGGAACAGTGCCGCGGTCTTATGAGGGATTGGTTTCCCTTCCAGGTGTTGGGCCCAAGATGGCCCATCTTTTTCTACAGGAAGCAGACAGTGTGGTAATCGGAATTGGAGTTGATACACACGTCCATCGAATCGCCCAGCGGTTCCACTGGGTTCCCTCAACGGTAAAGAGTCCAGAGGATACGAGGAAGGCTCTCGAAGCTTGGCTTCCCGCCAAGTATTGGGGTGAGATCAATGGAATGTTGGTGGGATTGGGCCAAACAATATGTACTCCCCGGATCCCGCGATGTTCAGAGTGCCCAGCGAGTGGGCTGTGTCCCAGCGCCTTCCGCGAGGCAAAGGGCGGCGTGAAGCGTCAG
Proteins encoded in this window:
- a CDS encoding endonuclease III, putative, with the translated sequence MGKLFKPPSNWSKLYAKVKEIREEVQAPVDTVGCSKLFDPSASDEVRRYHILLALMLSAQTKDHVTAAAMHSLIDHGCTPETIYKMPESKLNEFISKVGFHNTKARNIKAATESILQLHKGTVPRSYEGLVSLPGVGPKMAHLFLQEADSVVIGIGVDTHVHRIAQRFHWVPSTVKSPEDTRKALEAWLPAKYWGEINGMLVGLGQTICTPRIPRCSECPASGLCPSAFREAKGGVKRQRLPEIEDVGAVVPAPKRKRI
- a CDS encoding N-acetylglucosaminylphosphatidylinositol deacetylase, which codes for MHGALVFGFVVVFLSFLVLWQRASCVSKIHLLGDVLFVFAHPDDEAMFFSPLLDYVRRHGLNAHFLCLSNGNYSGLGTVREKELVASAEYFGVNRRSVRVVDHPDLQDGPDNLWNTEIVQREVLSYLHSVKDIRTVITFDHRGVSSHANHVAVYEGVLLAKKNLPPGILFLSLHTRDLLEKYVGILSTVGYTVGIHRCGGRRNHVILIPPTSLFTSFSAMRKHKTQLVWFRYLFVWFSSYSYVNEVKELGVA